The Oxyura jamaicensis isolate SHBP4307 breed ruddy duck chromosome Z, BPBGC_Ojam_1.0, whole genome shotgun sequence genome window below encodes:
- the TLN1 gene encoding talin-1 isoform X1, with the protein MVALSLKISIGNVVKTMQFEPSTMVYDACRMIRERVPEAQMGQPNDFGLFLSDEDPKKGIWLEAGKALDYYMLRNGDTMEYKKKQRPLKIRMLDGTVKTVMVDDSKTVTDMLMTICARIGITNYDEYSLVREIMEEKKEEVTGTLKKDKTLLRDEKKMEKLKQKLHTDDELNWLDHGRTLREQGIDDNETLLLRRKFFYSDQNVDSRDPVQLNLLYVQARDDILNGSHPVSFDKACEFAGYQCQIQFGPHNEQKHKPGFLELKDFLPKEYIKQKGERKIFMAHKSCGNMSEIEAKVRYVKLARSLKTYGVSFFLVKEKMKGKNKLVPRLLGITKECVMRVDEKTKEVIQEWSLTNIKRWAASPKSFTLDFGDYQDGYYSVQTTEGEQIAQLIAGYIDIILKKKKSKDHFGLEGDEESTMLEDSVSPKKSTVLQQQFNRVGKAELGSVALPAIMRTGAGGPENFQVGTMPQAQLQITSGQMHRGHMPPLTSAQQALTGTINSSMQAVNAAQATLDDFETLPPLGQDAASKAWRKNKMDESKHEIHSQVDAITAGTASVVNLTAGDPADTDYTAVGCAVTTISSNLTEMSKGVKLLAALMEDEGGNGRQLLQAAKNLASAVSDLLKTAQPASAEPRQNLLQAAGLVGQTSGELLQQIGESDTDPRFQIPESRRARILSASDPKTDMLMQLAKAVASAAAALVLKAKNVAQKTEDSALQTQVIAAATQCALSTSQLVACTKVVAPTISSPVCQEQLIEAGKLVAKSAEGCVEASKAATSDDQLLKQVGVAATAVTQALNDLLQHIKQHATGGQPIGRYDQATDTILNVTENIFSSMGDAGEMVRQARILAQATSDLVNAIKADAEGETDLENSRKLLSAAKILADATAKMVEAAKGAAAHPDSEEQQQRLREAAEGLRMATNAAAQNAIKKKLVHKLEHAAKQAAASATQTIAAAQHAAASNKNPAAQQQLVQSCKVVADQIPMLVQGVRGSQSQPDSPSAQLALIAASQNFLQPGGKMVAAAKATVPTITDQASAMQLSQCAKNLAAALAELRTAAQKAQEACGPLEIDSALGLVQSLERDLQEAKAAARDGKLKPLPGETMEKCAQDLGNSTKAVTSAIAHLLGEVAQGNENYTGIAAREVAQALRSLSQAARGVAANTSDPQAQGAMLECASDVMDKANNLIEEARKAVAKPGDPDSQQRLVQVAKAVSQALNRCVNCLPGQRDVDAAIRMVGEASKRLLSDSFPPSTKTFQEAQSQLNRAAAGLNQSANELVQASRGTPQDLAKSSGKFGQDFNEFLQAGVEMASLSPNKEDQAQVVSNLKSISMSSSKLLLAAKALSADPAAPNLKNQLAAAARAVTDSINQLITMCTQQAPGQKECDNALRELETVKELLENPTQTVNDMSYFNCLDSVMENSKVLGESMAGISQNAKNSKLPEFGESISAASKALCGLTEAAAQAAYLVGVSDPNSQAGQQGLVDPTQFARANQAIQMACQNLVDPACTQSQVLSAATIVAKHTSALCNTCRLASSRTANPVAKRQFVQSAKEVANSTANLVKTIKALDGAFNEENRERCRAATAPLIEAVDNLTAFASNPEFATVPAQISPEGRRAMEPIVSSAKTMLESSAGLIQTARSLAVNPKDPPQWSVLAGHSRTVSDSIKKLITNMRDKAPGQRECDEAIDVLNRCMREVDQASLAAISQQLAPREGISQEALHNQMITAVQEINNLIEPVASAARAEASQLGHKVSQMAQYFEPLILAAIGAASKTPNHQQQMNLLDQTKTLAESALQMLYTAKEAGGNPKQAAHTQEALEEAVQMMKEAVEDLTTTLNEAASAAGVVGGMVDSITQAINQLDEGPMGEPEGTFVDYQTTMVKTAKAIAVTVQEMVTKSTTNPDELGILANQLTNEYGQLAQEAKPAALTAENEEIGSHIKRRVQELGHGCAALVTKAGALQCSPSDAYTKKELIESARKVSEKVSHVLAALQAGNRGTQACITAASAVSGIIADLDTTIMFATAGTLNRENSETFADHREGILKTAKALVEDTKVLVQNATASQEKLAQAAQSSVTTITRLAEVVKLGAASLGSEDPETQVVLINAVKDVAKALGDLIGATKAAAGKAGDDPAVYQLKNSAKVMVTNVTSLLKTVKAVEDEATKGTRALEATIEHIRQELAVFSSPVPPAQVSTPEDFIRMTKGITMATAKAVAAGNSCRQEDVIATANLSRRAIADMLRACKEAAYHPEVSADVRQRALRFGRECADGYLELLEHVLVPILQKPTHELKQQLAGYSKRVASSVTELIQAAEAMKGTEWVDPEDPTVIAENELLGAAAAIEAAAKKLEQLKPRAKPKQADESLDFEEQILEAAKSIAAATSALVKAASAAQRELVAQGKVGAIPANAVDDGQWSQGLISAARMVAAATNNLCEAANAAVQGHASEEKLISSAKQVAASTAQLLVACKVKADHDSEAMKRLQAAGNAVKRASDNLVKAAQKAAAFQDHDETVVVKEKMVGGIAQIIAAQEEMLRKERELEEARKKLAMIRQQQYKFLPSELRDEEQN; encoded by the exons ATGGTTGCCCTCTCGCTGAAGATCAGCATCGGCAATGTGGTGAAGACGATGCAGTTCGAGCCCTCCACCATGGTGTACGACGCCTGCCGCATGATCCGGGAGCGGGTGCCCGAGGCGCAGATGGGACAGC CCAACGATTTCGGGCTGTTCCTCTCGGATGAAGATCCAAAGAAAGGGATctggctggaggctgggaaggCTCTGGACTACTACATGCTCCGCAATGGG GACACCATGGAGTACAAGAAGAAGCAGCGGCCCCTGAAGATCCGCATGCTGGACGGGACGGTGAAAACGGTCATGGTCGATGACTCCAAAACCGTCACAGACATGCTGATGACGATATGCGCCCGAATCG GCATCACCAACTACGATGAGTACTCCCTCGTCCGGGAGATcatggaggagaagaaggaggaggtcACCGGCACGCTCAAGAAGGACAAGACCCTGCTGCGGGATGAGAAGAAGATGGAGAAGCTCAAGCAGAAACTGCACACGGACGACGAGT TGAACTGGCTGGACCACGGCCGGACCCTGCGCGAGCAGGGCATTGACGACAACGAGACGCTGCTGCTGCGGCGCAAGTTCTTCTACTCCGACCAGAATGTGGACTCGCGAGACCCCGTGCAGCTCAACCTGCTCTACGTGCAG GCTCGGGATGACATCCTCAACGGCTCCCACCCCGTCTCCTTCGACAAAGCGTGCGAGTTCGCCGGCTACCAGTGCCAGATCCAGTTCGGGCCGCACAACGAGCAGAAGCACAAGCCAGGCTTTCTGGA GCTCAAGGACTTCCTGCCCAAGGAGTACATCAAGCAGAAAGGGGAGCGCAAGATCTTCATG GCCCACAAGAGCTGCGGGAACATGAGCGAGATCGAGGCCAAAGTTCGCTACGTGAAGCTGGCCCGTTCCCTCAAGACCTACGGCGTCTCCTTCTTCCTGGTCAAG GAGAAGATGAAGGGGAAGAACAAGCTGGTGCCGCGGCTGCTGGGGATCACCAAGGAGTGCGTGATGCGTGTGGACGAGAAAACCAAGGAAGTCATTCAGGAGTGGAGCCTGACCAACATCAAGCGCTGGGCAGCCTCCCCCAAGAGCTTCACCCTG GATTTTGGAGATTACCAGGATGGCTACTACTCCGTGCAGACAACGGAGGGGGAGCAGATCGCCCAGCTGATCGCCGGCTACATCGACATCATCCTGAAAAAG aaaaagagcaaagacCACTTTGGCCTGGAGGGGGATGAGGAGTCCACCATGCTGGAAGACTCCGTGTCTCCAAAGAA GTCgactgtgctgcagcagcagttcaaCCGCGTCGGCAAGGCGGAGCTGGGCTCGGTGGCCCTGCCGGCCATCATGCGCacgggggctgggggccccgAGAACTTCCAGGTGGGCACCATGCCCCAGGCCCAGCTGCAGATCACCAGTGGCCAGATGCACCGAGGGCACATGCCGCCCCTG ACTTCAGCCCAGCAGGCGCTGACGGGCACCATCAACTCCAGCATGCAGGCTGTGAACGCAGCCCAGGCCACCCTGGATGACTTCGAGACCTTGCCGCCCCTCGGGCAGGATGCC GCTTCCAAAGCTTGGCGCAAGAACAAGATGGATGAGTCCAAGCACGAGATCCACTCCCAGGTGGATGCTATCACTGCCGGCACAGCCTCGGTGGTCAACCTCACCGCAG GGGACCCAGCAGATACGGACTACACAGCCGTGGGCTGTGCCGTCACCACCATATCTTCTAACCTGACCGAGATGTCCAAGGGCGTGAAGCTGCTGGCCGCCCTGATGGAGGATGAGGGAGGCAACGGgcggcagctcctgcaggcggCCAAGAACCTGGCCAGCGCCGTCTCCGACTTGCTGAAAACGGCACAGCCTGCCAGCGCCGAG CCCCGCCAGAACCTCCTGCAGGCCGCCGGCCTCGTGGGCCAGACcagcggggagctgctgcagcagatcGGGGAGAGCGACACCGACCCTCGGTTCCAG ATACCAGAAAGCCGGCGCGCTCGGATCCTGTCTGCTTCTGACCCAAAGACG GACATGCTCATGCAGCTGGCCAAGGCCGTGGCCAGCGCCGCTGCCGCCCTGGTGCTGAAAGCCAAGAACGTGGCTCAGAAAACGGAGGACTCGGCGCTGCAGACGCAGGTGATCGCGGCTGCCACGCAGTGCGCCCTCTCCACCTCCCAGCTGGTGGCTTGCACCAAG GTGGTGGCTCCCACCATCAGCTCCCCggtgtgccaggagcagctgatCGAGGCCGGCAAGTTGGTGGCCAAGTCGGCAGAGGGCTGTGTGGAGGCCTCCAAGGCGGCCACCAGCGACGACCAGCTGCTGAAGCAGGTGGGGGTGGCAGCCACCGCCGTCACCCAGGCCCTGAAtgacctgctgcagcacatcaAGCAGCACGCCACGGGCGGGCAGCCCATCGGGCGCTACGACCAGGCCACCGACACCATCCTCAACGTCACCGAGAACATCTTCAGCTCCATGGGCGACGCGG GGGAAATGGTGCGGCAGGCTCGTATTCTGGCACAGGCCACCTCCGACCTCGTCAATGCCATCAAAGCCGACGCAGAGGGAGAGACGGACCTGGAGAACTCGCGCAAGCTGCTGAGCGCGGCCAAGATCCTGGCCGACGCCACTGCCAAGATGGTCGAGGCTGCAAAG ggagctgcagcccaccCGGACagcgaggagcagcagcagcggctgcGGGAGGCGGCGGAGGGGCTCCGCATGGCCACCAACGCCGCGGCGCAGAACGCCATCAAGAAGAAGCTGGTGCACAAGCTGGAG CATGCAGCCAAGCAAGCGGCCGCCTCCGCCACCCAGACCATCGCCGCCGCGCAGCACGCCGCCGCCTCCAACAAGAACCCCGccgcacagcagcagctggtgcagaGCTGCAAG GTGGTGGCCGACCAGATCCCCATGCTGGTGCAGGGCGTGCGGGGAAGCCAGTCGCAGCCGGACAGCCCCAGCGCCCAGCTGGCTCTCATCGCCGCCAGCCAGAACTTCCTGCAG CCCGGTGGGAAGATGGTAGCCGCGGCCAAAGCCACCGTGCCCACCATCACCGACCAAGCCTCCGCCATGCAGCTCAGCCAGTGCGCCAAGAACCTGGCCGCCGCCCTGGCCGAGCTCCGCACGGCCGCACAGAAG GCACAGGAGGCCTGTGGGCCCCTGGAGATCGACTCGGCGCTGGGCCTGGTGCAGAGCCTGGAGAGGGACCTGCAGGAGGCCAAGGCGGCCGCCAGGGATGGCAAGCTCAAACCTCTGCCCGGAGAGACG ATGGAGAAGTGCGCCCAGGACCTGGGGAACAGCACCAAGGCCGTCACCTCCGCCATCGCCCACCTCCTGGGCGAGGTGGCCCAGGGCAACGAGAACTACACAG GCATCGCTGCCCGGGAGGTGGCCCAGGCGCTGCGCTCGCTCAGCCAGGCCGCCCGCGGCGTGGCGGCCAACACGTCGGACCCGCAGGCGCAGGGCGCCATGCTGGAGTGCGCCAGCGATGTCATGGATAAGGCCAACAACCTCATCGAGGAGGCCAGGAAGGCCGTGGCCAAGCCCGGAGACCCCGACAGCCAGCAGCGCCTGGTGCAG GTGGCCAAGGCGGTGTCGCAGGCGCTGAACCGCTGCGTGAACTGCCTGCCTGGGCAGCGGGACGTGGACGCTGCCATCCGCATGGTGGGAGAGGCCAGCAAGAGGCTGCTGTCGGATTCG tTCCCTCCCAGCACCAAGACCTTCCAGGAGGCACAGAGCCAGCTGAACCGGGCAGCGGCGGGACTCAACCAGTCTGCCAACGAGCTGGTGCAGGCATCGCGGGGCACCCCACAGGACCTGGCCAAGTCCTCGGGCAAATTTGGACAGGACTTCAACGAGTTCCTGCAGGCGGGAGTGGAGATGGCCAGCCTGTCCCCG AACAAGGAAGACCAGGCGCAGGTGGTGTCAAACTTGAAGAGCATCTCCATGTCCtccagcaagctgctgctggcagcaaaggCGCTTTCCGCtgaccctgcagcccccaacCTCAAGAatcagctggcagcagctgcacg GGCCGTGACCGACAGCATTAACCAGCTGATCACCATGTGCACCCAGCAGGCGCCAGGACAGAAGGAGTGCGACAATgccctgagggagctggag ACGGTGAAGGAGCTGTTGGAGAACCCCACGCAGACTGTCAATGACATGTCCTACTTCAACTGCCTGGACAGCGTCATGGAGAACTCCAAG GTGCTGGGCGAGTCCATGGCCGGCATCTCCCAGAACGCCAAGAACAGCAAGCTGCCCGAGTTCGGGGAGTCCATCAGCGCCGCCTCCAAGGCTCTCTGCGGGCTCACGGAGGCAGCAGCCCAG GCTGCCTACCTGGTGGGAGTTTCTGATCCCAACAGCCAGGCGGGACAGCAGGGCCTGGTCGACCCCACTCAGTTTGCCAGAGCTAACCAAGCCATCCAGATGGCCTGCCAGAACCTGGTGGACCCTGCCTGCACGCAGTCACAG GTGCTGTCAGCAGCCACCATCGTGGCCAAGCACACCTCGGCCCTGTGCAACACGTGCCGCCTGGCCTCCTCCCGCACCGCCAACCCCGTCGCCAAGCGGCAGTTCGTCCAGTCGGCCAAGGAGGTGGCCAACAGCACGGCCAACCTGGTGAAGACCATCAAG GCCCTGGACGGAGCCTTCAACGAGGAGAACCGGGAGCGGTGCCGCGCGGCTACGGCTCCTCTGATAGAGGCTGTGGACAACCTGACGGCCTTTGCCTCCAACCCGGAGTTTGCCACCGTTCCTGCCCAGATCAGCCCCGAG GGTCGCAGAGCCATGGAGCCCATTGTCTCATCTGCCAAGACCATGCTGGAGAGCTCTGCCGGCCTCATCCAGACCGCACGCTCCCTGGCCGTCAACCCCAAGGACCCGCCGCAGTGGTCGGTGCTGGCCGGGCACTCTCGCACCGTCTCGGACTCCATCAAGAAGCTGATCACCAACATGAG GGACAAAGCTCCTGGGCAGAGGGAGTGCGACGAGGCCATCGACGTCCTCAACAGATGCATGCGGGAGGTGGACCAGGCCTCCCTCGCAGCCATCAGCCAGCAGCTGGCCCCTCGAGAAGGCATCTCCCAGGAG GCTTTGCACAACCAGATGATCACGGCCGTGCAGGAGATCAACAACCTGATCGAGCCCGTGGCCAGCGCCGCGCGGGCTGAGGCCTCGCAGCTGGGACACAAG GTGTCCCAGATGGCTCAGTACTTCGAGCCGCTCATCTTGGCGGCTATCGGTGCTGCCTCCAAGACACCCaaccaccagcagcagatgAACCTCCTGGACCAGACCAAAACGCTGGCCGAGTCTGCCCTGCAGATGTTGTACACCGCCAAGGAGGCCGGTGGGAACCCCAAG CAAGCTGCCCACACGCAGGAAGCTCTGGAGGAGGCCGTGCAGATGATGAAGGAGGCTGTGGAGGACCTGACCACCACGCTGAATGAGGCAGCCAGCGCTGCGGGTGTCGTTGGGGGCATGGTGGACTCCATCACACAGGCCATCAACCAG CTGGACGAGGGGCCAATGGGCGAGCCAGAGGGGACCTTTGTGGACTACCAGACCACGATGGTGAAGACGGCCAAGGCTATCGCAGTGACTGTGCAGGAGATG GTCACCAAGTCCACCACCAACCCCGATGAGCTGGGCATACTGGCCAACCAGCTGACCAACGAGTATGGGCAGCTGGCACAGGAGGCCAAGCCAGCAGCGCTCACCGCTGAGAACGAGGAG ATCGGCTCCCACATCAAGCGCCgggtgcaggagctgggtcACGGCTGCGCCGCCCTGGTGACCAAGGCTGGAGCCCTGCAGTGCAGCCCCAGCGATGCCTACACCAAGAAGGAGCTGATAGAGAGCGCGCGCAAGGTCTCCGAGAAG GTGTCCCACgtgctggcagccctgcaggctgggAACCGCGGCACGCAAGCCTGCATCACTGCCGCCAGCGCCGTCTCTGGCATCATCGCTGACCTCGACACCACCATCATGTTTGCCACGGCAGGGACACTCAATCGGGAGAACTCGGAGACCTTCGCTGACCACAG GGAGGGCATCTTGAAGACAGCCAAGGCGCTGGTGGAGGACACCAAGGTGCTGGTGCAGAATGCCACGGCCAGCCAGGAGaagctggcccaggctgcccagtcCTCCGTGACCACCATCACCCGCCTGGCAGAGGTGGTGaagctgggtgctgccagcctgggctCTGAAGACCCGGAGACTCAG GTGGTTCTGATCAATGCTGTGAAGGACGTGGCCAAGGCACTTGGGGATCTAATCGGTGCCaccaaagcagctgctggcaaaGCTGGGGATGACCCTGCTGTCTACCAGCTGAAGAACTCCGCCAAG GTGATGGTGACCAACGTCACTTCCTTGCTGAAGACGGTGAAGGCTGTGGAGGACGAGGCCACGAAGGGGACGCGGGCACTGGAGGCCACGATAGAGCACATCCGCCAGGAGCTGGCG GTCTTCTCCTCCCCGGTGCCTCCCGCCCAGGTCTCCACCCCGGAGGACTTCATCCGAATGACGAAAGGCATCACGATGGCCACGGCCAAAGCTGTGGCCGCGGGCAACTCGTGTCGGCAGGAGGACGTCATCGCCACGGCCAACCTGAGCCGCCGTGCCATCGCGGACATGCTGCGCGCCTGCAAG GAGGCTGCCTACCACCCGGAGGTGAGCGCCGACGTGCGGCAGCGGGCGCTGCGCTTCGGCAGGGAGTGTGCCGATGGCtacctggagctgctggaacaCGTGCTGGTG CCG ATCCTGCAGAAGCCGACCCAcgagctgaagcagcagctggccGGGTACTCCAAGCGGGTGGCCAGCTCCGTCACCGAGCTCATCCAGGCAGCTGAGGCCATGAAAG GGACGGAGTGGGTTGACCCAGAAGATCCCACGGTCATCGCTGAGAAcgagctgctgggggcagcggcTGCCATCGAGGCTGCGGCCAagaagctggagcagctgaagcCGAGGGCCAAGCCTAAG CAAGCAGATGAGAGCCTGGACTTTGAGGAGCAGATCCTGGAAGCTGCCAAATCCATCGCGGCAGCTACGAGCGCCCTGGTGAAGGCAGCCTCAGCAGCCCAGCGAGAGTTAGTGGCCCAAGGAAAG